CGGGTGGCGGCGGCGATCGGGGCGAGCACGGATGAGATTTTCTTCACCTCCGGTGGGACCGAGGCCGATAACTGGGCGATCAAAGGGGTGGCGGCGGCGAACCGGAAGAAGGGCGATCATATCGTCACCTCCGCGATCGAGCACCACGCGGTCCTCCACCCCTGCCAGGCCCTCGAGAAGCAGGGCTACCGGGTCACCTACCTCCCGGTCGACGAGTTCGGCCGGGTGGAGCCGGCATCGGTCGAGGAGGCGATCACGGAGAAGACCGTCCTCGTCTCGGTGATGGCCGCAAACAACGAGATCGGGACGATCCAGCCGGTCCGCGCGATCGCGGGAGTCACCCACGACCATGGCATTCTCTTCCACACCGACGCCGTCCAGGCGATCGGGGCGATACCGATCGACGTGGATGCGCTCGGGATCGACCTCCTCTCGCTCTCGGCCCACAAGTTCGGCGGGCCGAAGGGGACGGGAGCGCTCTACATCCGGCGGGGGACCCGCGTAAAGCCGCTCATGGATGGCGGGGCGCAGGAGCGGGGCCGCCGGGCCGGGACCGAGAATGTCCCCGGGATCGTCGGGATGGGGAAGGCGATCGACCTTGCGGTCGCCGAGATGCCGCAGAAGTCCGCCTGGCTCGCCGCGATGCGGGACCGGCTGATCCGGGGGATCCTGGATTCTATCCCGGATACCCGTCTGAACGGCCACCCGACCGAGCGGCTCGCAAACAACGTCAATATGGCGTTCCGCTACGTCGAGGGGGAGTCGATCCTTCTCTCGCTCGACGCCCTCGGGATCGCGGGCTCGACGGGGAGCGCCTGCACCTCGGCGTCGCTCGAGCCCTCGCATGTCCTGACCGCCTGTGGCCTCCCACCCGAGCACGCCCACGGCTCGCTCCGCCTCACCCTCGGCTCCCGGAACACCGATGAGGACGTCGATTACGTTCTTTCCGCCCTCCCCCGGGTGATCGAGCGCCTGCGGGAGATGTCGCCGCTCAGCCCTAACGATAACGCGTGATCTCTATGTACAGCGAACAAGTTATGGACCATTTCATGAACCCCCGGAACATGGGGGAGATCCCGGATGCGGACGGTGTCGGCGAGGTCGGGAACCCGGCCTGCGGCGACATCATGCGGATAACTCTCCGGGTCGAAGAGGACAGGATTGTGGATGCAAAGTTCAAGACTTTCGGGTGCGCCGCCGCCATCGCGTCGAGCTCGATGGCCACCGAACTCATCAAGGGCAAAACCCTCGAAGAGGCGTGGGCGGTCACCAACCGGGCGGTTGCCGAGGCGCTGGAGGGGTTGCCTCCCCAGAAACTTCACTGCTCGGTCCTCGCCGAAGAGGGGATCCACAAGGCGATCGACGACTACCGGGCGCGGCACGGAACACCGACCGCGAATGGAGGATAACGGTATGCTCACCGAGCGGGAACAGGAGCGCTACGCCCGGCAGATCCTCCTCTTCGGCGAGGCGGGTCAAGAACGGCTGAAGAAGGCGAAGGTCTTCATCGCCGGGGCAGGGGGTCTCGGCTGCCCGATCGCCCTCTACCTTGCTGTCGCCGGTGTCGGGGAGATCCGCCTTGTGGACCGGGATACAGTGGACCGGACCAACCTGAACCGGCAGGTCCTCCACTGGGAGAGGGATCTCGGTACCCCTAAGGCCGAATCGGCAGAGGCGAAACTCCGGGAGGCAAACCCGGATGTCCACATAGAGGCTCTGGAGGAGACCATCGACGAGGCGAACGTCCGGGACCTGGTGGGTGATGCCGATCTGATCGTGGATGCGATGGACAACTTCCCGACCCGCTACCTCCTGAACCGGGAGGCGCTCCGGTCCGGCGTGCCGCTCATCCACGGTGCAATCAGGGGATTCGACGGCCAGGCAACGACCCTCGTCCCCGGCCGGACTGCCTGCCTCGAGTGCCTCTTCCCGGAGGCCCCGCCCGGCGAGGTCTTCCCGGTCGTCGGAACTACACCGGGGATCATCGGCCTCATTCAGGCGAACGAGGCGATCAAGTATATCACCGGTGCCGGCGACCTTCTGCTGGACCGGCTCCTCATCTGGGACGGCCTTTCGACGACGCTTGAGACGTACGCCGTGGAGCGGCGGCCGGACTGCCCTGCCTGCGGTGAAGGGATGAGACCATGAAGGTCCGGGTGAAGACGTTCGCCCGGTTCCGGGAGATCCTCGGCGGGGAGTCGACGCTTGATCTCCCCGATGGGGCAACGATGGCAGCGGTTCTCGCCGCGCTCCGTGGCCGTGCCGGGGACGAGAGCGATGCAATCTTCGATGAGACCGGGGCGCTCCGGGCGCATGTCATCCTGATGCGAAACGGGAAGCGGATCGGCAAAGCCGACCGCAATGCTCTCGTTCTTGCGGAGGGGGACGAGATCGCCCTCTTCCCGCCGGTCGCGGGCGGATGAGGGGGTATGAGGTTATGATCGGTATTACCAGGGATGTCATCGACGCAGGCGCGATGATCGAGGCGGCGAAGAGACCGGGCATGGGAGCCCTGGTCACCTTCTGTGGTGTCGTCAGGGACGACGGCGGTATCGAGCGGATGGAACTGGAGGTCTACGAAGAGGTTGCGGTCCGCGAACTGGAACTGATCCGCGACGAGACAATGCGGGAATACCCGATCGAGTCGGTGGATATCGTCCACCGTGTCGGGTCTCTCCAGCTCGGCGAGACCATACTCCTCATCGTCGTCGGTGCCGGGCACCGGAAAGAGGCGTTTGAGGCCTGCGAGTACATCCTCGAGCGAATCAAGGAGAGCGTGCCGATCTGGAAGAAGGAGATCGGGGAGGGCGGCGAGCGCTGGGTGCCGGGCGAGTCGTCCGGGGGCGACGCATGATCCGGCTGCAGTCCTGCCGCAAAGCCTACGCGAAGGAGACCCAGCGCACAGTCGCCCCGGAAGAGACACTGGAGCGGGCACGGGCAAAGCTCCCGGCCGCCGGGATCACCCGGATCGCCGATATCACGAATCTCGACCGGATCGGGATCCCAGTCTTCTCGAGCATCCGCCCGACCGCTGAGGCGGGGGCGATCTCGGTCTACAACGGCAAGGGCGCCACCCCGATCGAGGCGGAAGTCTCGGCGATGATGGAGGGGATCGAGCGCTACTCGGGCGAGATGGCCGACCGGGAGATCGTCAC
This portion of the Methanoculleus caldifontis genome encodes:
- the nifS gene encoding cysteine desulfurase NifS, with the translated sequence MVDGRSRPIYMDHAATTPVRPEVVEEMLPCFLERFGNPSSIYALAREAQVTMERARGRVAAAIGASTDEIFFTSGGTEADNWAIKGVAAANRKKGDHIVTSAIEHHAVLHPCQALEKQGYRVTYLPVDEFGRVEPASVEEAITEKTVLVSVMAANNEIGTIQPVRAIAGVTHDHGILFHTDAVQAIGAIPIDVDALGIDLLSLSAHKFGGPKGTGALYIRRGTRVKPLMDGGAQERGRRAGTENVPGIVGMGKAIDLAVAEMPQKSAWLAAMRDRLIRGILDSIPDTRLNGHPTERLANNVNMAFRYVEGESILLSLDALGIAGSTGSACTSASLEPSHVLTACGLPPEHAHGSLRLTLGSRNTDEDVDYVLSALPRVIERLREMSPLSPNDNA
- the nifU gene encoding Fe-S cluster assembly scaffold protein NifU, which codes for MYSEQVMDHFMNPRNMGEIPDADGVGEVGNPACGDIMRITLRVEEDRIVDAKFKTFGCAAAIASSSMATELIKGKTLEEAWAVTNRAVAEALEGLPPQKLHCSVLAEEGIHKAIDDYRARHGTPTANGG
- a CDS encoding HesA/MoeB/ThiF family protein yields the protein MLTEREQERYARQILLFGEAGQERLKKAKVFIAGAGGLGCPIALYLAVAGVGEIRLVDRDTVDRTNLNRQVLHWERDLGTPKAESAEAKLREANPDVHIEALEETIDEANVRDLVGDADLIVDAMDNFPTRYLLNREALRSGVPLIHGAIRGFDGQATTLVPGRTACLECLFPEAPPGEVFPVVGTTPGIIGLIQANEAIKYITGAGDLLLDRLLIWDGLSTTLETYAVERRPDCPACGEGMRP
- a CDS encoding ubiquitin-like small modifier protein 1: MKVRVKTFARFREILGGESTLDLPDGATMAAVLAALRGRAGDESDAIFDETGALRAHVILMRNGKRIGKADRNALVLAEGDEIALFPPVAGG
- a CDS encoding molybdenum cofactor biosynthesis protein MoaE; translated protein: MIGITRDVIDAGAMIEAAKRPGMGALVTFCGVVRDDGGIERMELEVYEEVAVRELELIRDETMREYPIESVDIVHRVGSLQLGETILLIVVGAGHRKEAFEACEYILERIKESVPIWKKEIGEGGERWVPGESSGGDA